A window of Nicotiana sylvestris chromosome 8, ASM39365v2, whole genome shotgun sequence genomic DNA:
TGCATACCAAACTCTCTCCTCgtcttattattttttaaattagttATTCCTTCTACCCTTCAAGATTTCTTGAAGTTGTTTGTCGGATGGCCAATGCAACTAATCATATCAAATTCATAGAATTTAGAATTATCTTTTTAGTTCAATGTTCGCCAACATTCTAAGAACATTTCTATTGTTAGGAAAAAAATGAATCTAACAAACAGTACGGCTAAGCACAATAGCATAAAACCTGCTCGCACGTTGCCAAAAGCAAATTAAATGTCAAACCTTGTAGTTTGGTTACGTGGTATAAAGATAAATAAATTCTATTCTATAACGAAAAAGTTGACTTTATAGCCTAACATGTTCGTGGGGGCACGAAGGCTACATTTTGTTATACCTTAAGACACAAACTATAAAAGGCCTAATTAAGTTACAAGTCAATTAAGCCATAACAAAATTTTCTGAAGTGAAACATTAGGAAACAAGCAACAATGGCATCTTTCATCTGCAGATGGATATTGAGTTTCTTCCTCATTGCGACAATGGCACTTATTAACCAAGCAATAGCCTCTGGCTACTATACCACCCCTAAGTTTAAAGCCATGCCTTGGAAGCTTGCTTATGCCACGTTCTATGGAGACGAGACTGCTTCTGAGACAATGGGTGCGTTACACTAGCCAATCAATTATCCCTCGATTCCAAACTAAATCAGACAGTCAATGAATTTTAACTTATTGTAGCAGGTAATCTATCTTATTTTTCAAGTAACTAATTCGACTCGTTATTGCAGGTGGAGCTTGTGGATATGGGAATTTGTTCAATTCTGGTTATGGAACAGCAACTGCAGCATTGAGCACAGTGTTATTTAGCAATGGATATTCATGTGGGCAATGCTTCCAAATACAATGTGTGAAGTCTAAATTTTGCTACAAAGGATTTACGACCGTTACAGCCACAAATCTCTGCCCACCCAATTGGGCCCAAGACTCCAACCATGGTGGCTGGTGCAACCCTCCACGTCAGCACTTCGACATGGCTAAACCTGCTTTCATGAAAATTGCTCAAtggaaagctggcattgtccccgtTATGTACCGCAGGTATGTTACGTATAAATTACACTAAAAAGTATAAACATTATTTACAGTGATagtatatataagttaaatcAAGATTTAAGAATCAATATTAAGGACGAGTGAG
This region includes:
- the LOC104225945 gene encoding expansin-A18-like, whose amino-acid sequence is MASFICRWILSFFLIATMALINQAIASGYYTTPKFKAMPWKLAYATFYGDETASETMGGACGYGNLFNSGYGTATAALSTVLFSNGYSCGQCFQIQCVKSKFCYKGFTTVTATNLCPPNWAQDSNHGGWCNPPRQHFDMAKPAFMKIAQWKAGIVPVMYRRVPCIKKGGIRFAFQGNGYWLLVYVMNVAGGGDVESIWVKGSKTGWMKMSHNWGASYQAFATLSGQSLSFKLTSYTNHETIIASNVAPSNWHVGMAYQAKVNFH